A stretch of Labrus mixtus chromosome 7, fLabMix1.1, whole genome shotgun sequence DNA encodes these proteins:
- the LOC132977419 gene encoding von Willebrand factor A domain-containing protein 1-like, producing the protein MKKSFLLSCVLLWAILRRANMQVSLPATVINCCEGDILLLLDSSGSIANYEFSRLLQFTAELLHPFTLGRGHVRVGLLQVGTQPNLEFSLDVHSTQESLQKALRRVNQLQGDTNTEAALRVAQQLLSKMENNVPKILLWLTDGVQPGDVDELMTELKAQGVYVLAVSTVHGNYQVLQRAITSPLESHLYSVDIDNIEIITEDLREAIIEIIRAERLRVVHLTSSSAVLQWRPVLSTGDGYYELYYISELISDSETRHILPGDSSWAEIINLQPDTSYKAFLRPESNQRLFTTLSVSFHTLPDVLSPVVVSLSDSGPHQIRVSWGPLQPARVLRYVVEYGTIPSGPIQTLVLNSQQNSTLLTGLDPGTQYLVTVSALHVNGKERAMSVKACTQEETALQALVDLQLTSVDLQEVNVAWQAHQDGLKGYWLSWERDSLHSFYWKPSISSVYLPPTSRGTQLTHLAPSSRVCVSPVYSSGQGDGICCTAETHIGWLS; encoded by the exons ATGAAGAAGTCCTTTCTATTGAGCTGTGTTCTTTTGTGGGCGATCTTACGGCGGGCCAACATGCAGGTTTCTTTACCTGCCACAG TGATAAACTGCTGTGAAGGGGATATACTCCTCCTACTGGACTCTTCGGGAAGTATAGCAAACTATGAGTTCTCCCGCTTGTTGCAGTTTACTGCTGAGCTCCTTCACCCCTTCACATTGGGCCGTGGGCACGTAAGAGTCGGCCTGCTACAGGTGGGCACACAACCCAACCTTGAGTTCAGCCTGGATGTACACAGCACTCAGGAGAGCCTGCAAAAAGCTCTGCGGAGAGTCAACCAGCTGCagggagacacaaacacagaagctgCACTTAGGGTCGCCCAGCAGCTTCTGTCAAAGATGGAGAATAATGTTCCAAAGATACTGTTGTGGCTGACTGATGGTGTGCAGCCTGGCGATGTGGATGAGCTGATGACAGAGCTTAAGGCGCAGGGAGTTTATGTGTTAGCTGTGTCTACAGTACATGGCAACTATCAGGTGTTACAGCGTGCAATTACATCACCTCTGGAGTCTCACCTCTACTCTGTGGACATAGACAACATTGAAATCATCACTGAGGACCTAAGGGAGGCAATCAtcg aAATAATTCGAGCAGAGAGGCTGCGTGTAGTTCACTTGACTTCCTCCAGTGCCGTGCTGCAGTGGCGTCCTGTTCTGAGCACAGGCGATGGTTACTATGAACTCTACTACATCTCTGAATTGATATCAGACTCTGAGACTAGACATATTTTACCGGGCGACTCTAGCTGGGCAGAGATAATCAACCTGCAGCCTGACACCTCTTACAAAGCCTTCCTCCGCCCAGAGTCCAACCAGAGGCTGTTTACCACACTGTCTGTCAGCTTTCACACACTTCCAG ATGTTTTAAGCCCAGTGGTGGTCTCCCTGTCAGATTCCGGCCCACATCAGATCCGTGTGAGCTGGGGTCCCTTGCAGCCGGCCCGAGTCCTTAGATATGTGGTTGAATATGGAACTATTCCAAGTGGACCAATTCAGACTTTGGTGTTAAACAGCCAGCAAAACTCTACCTTGCTGACAGGCCTGGATCCTGGCACTCAGTACCTGGTTACAGTCAGCGCTCTTCATGTTAATGGAAAGGAAAGAGCCATGTCTGTAAAGGCATGCACTCAGGAGG AAACAGCTCTGCAAGCCTTGGTTGACCTTCAACTGACCTCTGTGGATCTTCAGGAAGTGAATGTGGCCTGGCAGGCCCATCAGGATGGCTTGAAAGGCTACTGGCTGAGCTGGGAGAGAGATAGCCTGCACAGCTTTTACTGGAAGCCCTCCATCTCCTCTGTCTACCTGCCTCCTACCTCTCGGGGAACACAACTCACACACCTTGCACCAAGCAGCCGAGTGTGCGTGTCACCAGTTTACAGCTCTGGTCAAGGAGATGGGATATGCTGCACTGCAGAGACCCACATAGGTTGGCTGAGCTGA